From Camelina sativa cultivar DH55 chromosome 7, Cs, whole genome shotgun sequence, one genomic window encodes:
- the LOC104700231 gene encoding uncharacterized protein LOC104700231, which yields MAKIVGILLCLVIVGLDVGAAILGIQAEVAQNQVKHMRLWLFECREPSQDAFRLGLGAAAILVIAHVLLNLVGGCLCICSQDEFQRSSSSRQISMVCLVLTWIVFAVGFGSIVIGTMSNSKSRSSCGFTHHHFLSIGGILCFLHALFCVAYYVSATAAKDEAAK from the exons ATGGCAAAGATTGTAGGcattcttctttgtttagtCATTGTGGGCTTGGATGTAGGTGCTGCAATCCTCGGAATCCAAGCTGAAGTCGCCCAAAATcag GTGAAGCACATGAGGCTATGGTTGTTTGAGTGCAGAGAACCGAGCCAGGACGCGTTTAGGCTCGGTCTAGGTGCAGCCGCGATATTGGTAATAGCTCATGTCCTACTCAACTTGGTCGGAGGCTGTCTCTGTATTTGCTCTCAAGACGAGTTTCAaagatcttcttcctctagGCAAATCTCTATGGTTTGTCTCGTCCTCACTTG GATTGTATTCGCCGTTGGATTCGGGAGTATAGTGATCGGGACGATGTCGAACAGTAAGTCAAGATCCTCTTGTGGGTTCACACATCACCATTTCCTCTCCATTGGAGggattttgtgttttcttcatGCCCTCTTCTGTGTTGCTTATTACGTTTCTGCCACTGCGGCCAAAGACGAAGCTGCTAAGTGA
- the LOC104704284 gene encoding F-box protein DOR-like, protein MNGGESSGSGPIHVDLLIEILLRLPAKAIARCRCVSKHWATILALPHFTELFLTKSSARPQILFAFKGYDSILFFSSPQPQNNPDEKNNSPAAVTVNFKARFSFHCRYANISPVNGFFCFRSERIVRGRTNPLLELVICNPSTGQSFLLPKVKTMRRVGLHSYLGYDPIGKIYKVLSMTWLVNGRDLIFEEHQVLTLGTREPSWRMIECRRHHYVFQSKGICINGVLYYTAATDMYGEDSIVVCFDVRSEKFRFVEDVENFRVGTLVNYNGKLGSLVSSQGSSSVGRTSTSITMYVLEDAEKQEWWKHTYVLPALWPSIVETTYFSFVGLTLANEIVLSPSYAFGPFYVIYYNVEEKTAVKLQIQGVKPNVDRELLTFSDYVEDVTLMPKCFT, encoded by the coding sequence ATGAATGGAGGAGAAAGCTCAGGGTCAGGGCCGATCCATGTTGATCTCCTCATCGAAATACTTTTGAGATTGCCGGCGAAAGCTATAGCGAGATGTCGTTGTGTATCGAAGCACTGGGCCACCATACTTGCACTTCCCCATTTCACGGAGTTGTTCTTGACTAAATCTTCGGCTCGCCCACAGATATTGTTCGCCTTCAAAGGATACGATAGTATTTTGTTCTTCTCGTCACCTCAGCCTCAAAATAATCCAGATGAGAAGAACAACTCGCCTGCTGCTGTAACAGTCAACTTTAAAGCGcgtttttcttttcattgtcGTTACGCTAATATTAGTCCTgtcaatggcttcttctgtTTTAGAAGTGAGCGGATCGTAAGGGGGAGGACAAATCCATTGTTGGAGCTTgtgatatgtaaccctagcacGGGACAGTCTTTTCTTTTACCGAAGGTGAAGACAATGAGGAGGGTTGGGCTGCATAGCTATTTAGGGTATGATCCCATTGGTAAAATCTACAAGGTATTGTCCATGACATGGTTAGTTAATGGAAGAGACCTGATTTTTGAGGAGCATCAAGTTCTAACATTAGGAACTAGGGAACCTTCATGGAGAATGATAGAATGTCGCAGACACCATTATGTTTTTCAGAGTAaagggatatgcatcaatggtgttttgtattacACAGCTGCTACCGATATGTATGGAGAGGATTCCATAGTCGTTTGCTTTGATGTCAGGTCTGAGAAGTTCAGATTTGTTGAAGACGTGGAAAATTTCCGTGTTGGAACTCTGGTAAACTACAATGGCAAATTAGGTTCACTTGTGTCGTCTCAAGGGTCTAGCTCGGTTGGTAGAACAAGTACAAGTATTACGATGTATGTTCTAGAAGATGCCGAAAAGCAGGAATGGTGGAAGCATACATACGTATTACCCGCTTTGTGGCCAAGTATAGTTGAAACGACCTATTTTAGCTTTGTTGGACTGACCCTGGCAAATGAAATTGTGTTGTCCCCGTCCTATGCATTTGGGCCTTTCTACGTTATCTACTACAATGTCGAGGAAAAGACAGCCGTAAAACTTCAAATCCAAGGAGTGAAACCGAATGTGGATCGTGAACTTCTCACCTTTTCAGACTATGTAGAGGACGTGACGCTTATGCCCAAATGTTTTACTTAA
- the LOC104700230 gene encoding beta-amylase 6 isoform X2 produces MNPNLINGTNLHKGSSVFVKSEESNKRVQWRFSIQERSLRTPQVTASSTTETKLGVITNDNVLENEEKLKKQLKKLKQSQVDGVMVDVWWGIVESKGPKQYQWSAYRSLFEIVQSFGLKLQAIMSFHRCGGNIGDDVNIPIPKWVLEVGDSNPDIFYTNKSGNRNKECLSLSVDNLSLFQGRTAVEMYRDYMKSFRENMEDLISSGVIIDIEVGLGPAGELRYPSYSETQGWVFPGIGEFQCYDKYLRSDYEEEVRRIGHPEWKLPENAGEYNNLPEETEFFEYSNGTYLKEEGQFFLSWYSRKLLLHGDQILDEANKVFLGCKLKLAAKVSGIHWWYKTESHAAELTAGYYNLKNRDGYRAMAKMMRRHHAILNFTCLEMRNTEQPAIAKSGPQELVQQVLSCGWSEGIEVAGENALPRFDRDGYNQIILNARPNGINQDGKPRMFGFTYLRLSDKLLSEPNFSTFKTFLKRMHANQEYCSEPERYNHKLFPLERSRNDESLEKFMEETEPIDPFPWLAETDTSIRPYESVLSRLRSTFLRKKS; encoded by the exons ATGAACCCTAATTTGATCAACGGAACAAATCTCCACAAAGGATCTTCGGTTTTCGTGAAAAGTGAAGAAAGCAATAAACGAGTCCAATGGAGATTCTCAATCCAGGAGAGATCTTTAAGAACGCCTCAAGTCACTGCTTCTTCTACAACAGAGACAAAG CTTGGAGTCATCACGAACGATAACGTTCTTGAAAACGAAGAGAAACTCAAGAAACAGCTCAAGAAACTGAAACAGAGTCAAGTAGATGGAGTGATGGTTGATGTGTGGTGGGGAATCGTTGAATCAAAAGGTCCAAAGCAATACCAGTGGAGTGCTTACAGGAGCTTGTTTGAGATCGTGCAAAGCTTTGGACTGAAACTACAAGCTATAATGTCGTTTCATAGATGTGGAGGGAACATAGGAGACGATGTTAACATCCCGATACCGAAATGGGTGCTCGAAGTCGGTGATTCGAATCCAGATATCTTCTATACGAACAAGAGTGGTAACAGAAACAAAGAGTGTTTGTCTCTCTCTGTAGATAACTTGTCTCTTTTCCAAGGAAGAACAGCTGTTGAG ATGTACAGAGACTACATGAAGAGCTTTAGAGAGAACATGGAAGATTTAATTAGCTCTGGAGTCATAATAGACATTGAAGTAGGGCTTGGTCCTGCTGGAGAGCTTAGATATCCTTCTTACAGTGAGACTCAAGGATGGGTTTTTCCAGGAATTGGAGAATTTCaa TGTTATGACAAGTATCTTAGATCAGATTATGAAGAGGAAGTTAGAAGAATTGGGCATCCTGAATGGAAACTTCCAGAAAATGCAGGGGAATACAATAACCTTCCAGAAGAAACCGAGTTTTTCGAGTACTCGAATGGGACTTACCTTAAGGAAGAAGGACAATTCTTCTTGTCATGGTACTCCAGAAAGTTACTTCTCCATGGtgatcagattcttgatgaAGCTAATAAAGTGTTTCTTGGGTGTAAACTCAAGTTAGCtgcaaaa GTCTCTGGAATCCATTGGTGGTACAAAACTGAAAGTCATGCTGCAGAACTTACAGCGGGTTATTACAATCTCAAAAACAGAGACGGGTACCGTGCAATGGCGAAAATGATGCGTAGACATCACGCTATCTTGAATTTCACTTGCCTAGAGATGAGAAACACAGAACAACCAGCAATAGCTAAGAGTGGACCGCAAGAACTTGTTCAGCAA GTTTTGAGCTGTGGATGGAGTGAAGGTATTGAAGTTGCGGGTGAAAATGCGCTCCCGAGATTCGATAGAGATGGATATAACCAGATTATACTAAACGCACGACCTAATGGGATTAACCAAGATGGTAAACCGAGGATGTTCGGCTTCACATATCTCCGATTATCTGATAAGCTTCTCAGCGAACCGAATTTCTCAACGTTTAAAACGTTCTTGAAACGAATGCACGCGAACCAA GAGTATTGTTCAGAGCCTGAAAGGTACAATCACAAGCTGTTTCCATTGGAAAGATCGAGAAACGATGAATCGTTGGAGAAGTTTATGGAAGAAACAGAACCAATTGATCCATTTCCATGGCTGGCAGAGACAGACACGAGTATTAGACCTTATGAAAGTGTACTGTCTAGACTGCGAAGCACATTCTTGAGGAAGAAGTCTTAG
- the LOC104700230 gene encoding beta-amylase 6 isoform X1: MNPNLINGTNLHKGSSVFVKSEESNKRVQWRFSIQERSLRTPQVTASSTTETKATKFNTTAYEDKMLTNYVPVYVMLQLGVITNDNVLENEEKLKKQLKKLKQSQVDGVMVDVWWGIVESKGPKQYQWSAYRSLFEIVQSFGLKLQAIMSFHRCGGNIGDDVNIPIPKWVLEVGDSNPDIFYTNKSGNRNKECLSLSVDNLSLFQGRTAVEMYRDYMKSFRENMEDLISSGVIIDIEVGLGPAGELRYPSYSETQGWVFPGIGEFQCYDKYLRSDYEEEVRRIGHPEWKLPENAGEYNNLPEETEFFEYSNGTYLKEEGQFFLSWYSRKLLLHGDQILDEANKVFLGCKLKLAAKVSGIHWWYKTESHAAELTAGYYNLKNRDGYRAMAKMMRRHHAILNFTCLEMRNTEQPAIAKSGPQELVQQVLSCGWSEGIEVAGENALPRFDRDGYNQIILNARPNGINQDGKPRMFGFTYLRLSDKLLSEPNFSTFKTFLKRMHANQEYCSEPERYNHKLFPLERSRNDESLEKFMEETEPIDPFPWLAETDTSIRPYESVLSRLRSTFLRKKS; encoded by the exons ATGAACCCTAATTTGATCAACGGAACAAATCTCCACAAAGGATCTTCGGTTTTCGTGAAAAGTGAAGAAAGCAATAAACGAGTCCAATGGAGATTCTCAATCCAGGAGAGATCTTTAAGAACGCCTCAAGTCACTGCTTCTTCTACAACAGAGACAAAG GCAACGAAGTTCAATACGACGGCGTATGAAGACAAAATGTTGACCAACTATGTTCCTGTATACGTCATGCTTCAGCTTGGAGTCATCACGAACGATAACGTTCTTGAAAACGAAGAGAAACTCAAGAAACAGCTCAAGAAACTGAAACAGAGTCAAGTAGATGGAGTGATGGTTGATGTGTGGTGGGGAATCGTTGAATCAAAAGGTCCAAAGCAATACCAGTGGAGTGCTTACAGGAGCTTGTTTGAGATCGTGCAAAGCTTTGGACTGAAACTACAAGCTATAATGTCGTTTCATAGATGTGGAGGGAACATAGGAGACGATGTTAACATCCCGATACCGAAATGGGTGCTCGAAGTCGGTGATTCGAATCCAGATATCTTCTATACGAACAAGAGTGGTAACAGAAACAAAGAGTGTTTGTCTCTCTCTGTAGATAACTTGTCTCTTTTCCAAGGAAGAACAGCTGTTGAG ATGTACAGAGACTACATGAAGAGCTTTAGAGAGAACATGGAAGATTTAATTAGCTCTGGAGTCATAATAGACATTGAAGTAGGGCTTGGTCCTGCTGGAGAGCTTAGATATCCTTCTTACAGTGAGACTCAAGGATGGGTTTTTCCAGGAATTGGAGAATTTCaa TGTTATGACAAGTATCTTAGATCAGATTATGAAGAGGAAGTTAGAAGAATTGGGCATCCTGAATGGAAACTTCCAGAAAATGCAGGGGAATACAATAACCTTCCAGAAGAAACCGAGTTTTTCGAGTACTCGAATGGGACTTACCTTAAGGAAGAAGGACAATTCTTCTTGTCATGGTACTCCAGAAAGTTACTTCTCCATGGtgatcagattcttgatgaAGCTAATAAAGTGTTTCTTGGGTGTAAACTCAAGTTAGCtgcaaaa GTCTCTGGAATCCATTGGTGGTACAAAACTGAAAGTCATGCTGCAGAACTTACAGCGGGTTATTACAATCTCAAAAACAGAGACGGGTACCGTGCAATGGCGAAAATGATGCGTAGACATCACGCTATCTTGAATTTCACTTGCCTAGAGATGAGAAACACAGAACAACCAGCAATAGCTAAGAGTGGACCGCAAGAACTTGTTCAGCAA GTTTTGAGCTGTGGATGGAGTGAAGGTATTGAAGTTGCGGGTGAAAATGCGCTCCCGAGATTCGATAGAGATGGATATAACCAGATTATACTAAACGCACGACCTAATGGGATTAACCAAGATGGTAAACCGAGGATGTTCGGCTTCACATATCTCCGATTATCTGATAAGCTTCTCAGCGAACCGAATTTCTCAACGTTTAAAACGTTCTTGAAACGAATGCACGCGAACCAA GAGTATTGTTCAGAGCCTGAAAGGTACAATCACAAGCTGTTTCCATTGGAAAGATCGAGAAACGATGAATCGTTGGAGAAGTTTATGGAAGAAACAGAACCAATTGATCCATTTCCATGGCTGGCAGAGACAGACACGAGTATTAGACCTTATGAAAGTGTACTGTCTAGACTGCGAAGCACATTCTTGAGGAAGAAGTCTTAG